Proteins co-encoded in one Myxococcus xanthus genomic window:
- a CDS encoding ABC1 kinase family protein, with protein MILQDLNRVRQITVIAARHGFGELAERAGLWRILGRKEKVEVSPEAQRASTARRFRMLLNDLGPTFVKLGQVLSTRADLLPAEYIDELAMLQDHVEPISLEDVRAQIEGSLGASVESLFATIDSAPLAAASIAQVHRALTLEGEEVVVKVQRPGIAERIDSDLGVLRSLARLLEAVVEETGVYTLTGIVDEFDRAIHEELDFINEATNIRAFLENHRERPYLKIPRVYSGLSSRTVLTMEFIRGVKLNPAELSEPERKAIAQNILDASFRQLFEDGLFHGDPHPGNLLLLEDHRLALLDFGVVGRLSRPMQETLVMLCLAVALKDSESVARILYRVGVPDARANLVGFRNDIEALLGQHLTTTLGQVDTRSLLRDLLDLAVKYRIRIPKEYALLSRASVSTEGMLRSLYPEMNIIEVALPYAKELLAGRYDPMQLQGGLMRTLLRFQAMAQDLPTQLSQILLDMESGKFTVTVRADQFEKLNENLRSAAVIAFMGLCACGFIVGAFISFAPKPWMYGNVPVLGVVGIAVAAAFFGAAITWYLFGGRGLGKVRLSRFLKKPKRK; from the coding sequence GTGATTCTCCAAGACCTCAACCGCGTGCGGCAAATCACCGTCATCGCGGCACGCCACGGCTTTGGCGAGCTGGCGGAGCGCGCGGGGCTGTGGCGCATCCTCGGCCGCAAGGAGAAGGTGGAAGTCTCTCCGGAGGCCCAGCGCGCCTCCACCGCGCGGCGCTTCCGCATGCTGCTCAACGACCTGGGCCCCACCTTCGTCAAGCTGGGGCAGGTGCTGTCCACCCGCGCCGACCTGTTGCCCGCCGAGTACATCGACGAGCTGGCCATGCTCCAGGACCACGTGGAGCCCATCTCCCTGGAGGATGTCCGCGCGCAGATTGAAGGTTCGCTCGGCGCCAGCGTGGAGAGCCTCTTCGCCACCATCGACTCGGCGCCGCTGGCCGCCGCGTCCATCGCCCAGGTGCACCGCGCGCTGACGTTGGAGGGCGAAGAGGTGGTGGTGAAGGTGCAGCGGCCAGGCATCGCCGAGCGCATCGACTCCGACCTGGGCGTGCTGCGCAGCCTGGCGCGCCTGCTGGAGGCCGTGGTGGAGGAGACGGGCGTGTACACGCTCACCGGCATCGTGGATGAGTTCGACCGGGCCATCCACGAGGAGTTGGACTTCATCAACGAGGCCACCAACATCCGGGCCTTCCTGGAGAACCACCGCGAGCGGCCCTACCTCAAGATTCCGCGCGTCTACTCCGGCCTGTCCAGCCGCACGGTGCTGACCATGGAGTTCATCCGCGGCGTGAAGCTCAACCCCGCGGAGCTGAGCGAGCCCGAGCGCAAGGCCATTGCCCAGAACATCCTGGACGCCTCCTTCCGGCAGCTCTTCGAGGACGGCCTGTTCCACGGCGACCCGCACCCGGGCAACCTCCTGCTGCTGGAGGACCACCGGCTGGCGCTGCTGGACTTCGGCGTGGTGGGCCGGCTGTCGCGCCCCATGCAGGAGACGCTGGTCATGCTGTGCCTGGCGGTGGCGCTCAAGGACAGCGAATCCGTGGCGCGCATCCTCTACCGCGTGGGCGTGCCGGACGCGCGCGCCAACCTGGTGGGCTTCCGCAACGACATCGAGGCGCTGCTCGGCCAGCACCTGACCACGACGCTGGGACAGGTGGACACGCGCTCGCTGCTGAGGGACTTGCTGGACCTGGCGGTGAAGTACCGCATCCGCATCCCCAAGGAGTACGCGCTGCTCAGCCGGGCCTCCGTGTCCACGGAGGGCATGCTGCGCAGCCTGTACCCGGAGATGAACATCATCGAGGTGGCGCTGCCGTACGCCAAGGAGCTGCTCGCCGGGCGCTACGATCCGATGCAGCTCCAGGGCGGGCTGATGCGCACGCTGCTGCGCTTCCAGGCCATGGCGCAGGACCTGCCCACGCAGTTGTCGCAGATCCTGCTGGACATGGAGTCCGGCAAGTTCACCGTCACGGTGCGCGCGGACCAGTTCGAAAAGCTGAATGAGAACCTGCGCAGTGCGGCGGTGATTGCCTTCATGGGCCTGTGCGCGTGCGGGTTCATCGTGGGCGCGTTCATCTCCTTCGCGCCCAAGCCGTGGATGTACGGCAACGTGCCGGTGCTCGGCGTGGTGGGCATCGCGGTGGCGGCGGCCTTCTTCGGCGCGGCGATTACCTGGTACCTCTTCGGCGGCCGGGGCCTGGGCAAGGTGCGCTTGAGCCGCTTCCTCAAGAAGCCCAAGCGCAAGTAG
- the nhaA gene encoding Na+/H+ antiporter NhaA gives MAQTPPTSEARPRPPVPTLFRVALAPIQAFFRLEAASGILLALCAVAAMVWANSPWAATYSAVFDARMTVGLAGVHAGFTIREFINDGLMTLFFFVVGMEIKRELSSGELRTFSRAVLPLIAAMGGMIVPAALYAAFNQGTPAQAGWAIPMATDIAFSIGCLTLVKTRVSHGLVVFLTALAIFDDIGGILVIALFYGSGLHVSWLVGALGVLAVLACLNHFQVRNGVAYALAGAALWYTMHHGGIHATLSGVVLGLFMPARPLRPGRHVLEELRLYVDRALQTAMDEATRGAQILYLEERLEELEPPLNRFVHLWHVPVAYGIVPLFALANSGISLEGMGWADLLRPLPLGIIAGLFVGKQVGIFLFTWGSLKLGVADRPGGATLPQLHGVAVVAGIGFTVALFVAGLAFPTQPELLTEAKLGILVGSLLSAVVGYALLRFVAKPAVPA, from the coding sequence ATGGCGCAGACACCCCCTACCTCAGAGGCCCGGCCCCGGCCTCCAGTCCCCACGCTCTTCCGCGTGGCCCTGGCTCCCATCCAGGCCTTCTTCCGCCTGGAGGCGGCCAGCGGCATCCTGCTCGCGCTGTGCGCCGTGGCCGCCATGGTGTGGGCCAACTCGCCGTGGGCCGCCACCTACTCCGCCGTGTTCGACGCCCGCATGACGGTGGGCCTGGCGGGCGTCCACGCGGGCTTCACCATCCGCGAGTTCATCAACGACGGGCTGATGACGCTGTTCTTCTTCGTCGTCGGCATGGAAATCAAGCGCGAGCTGAGCTCGGGTGAGCTGCGCACCTTCTCCCGCGCGGTGCTGCCGCTCATCGCCGCGATGGGCGGCATGATTGTCCCCGCCGCGCTCTACGCCGCCTTCAACCAGGGGACGCCCGCGCAGGCGGGCTGGGCCATCCCCATGGCCACCGACATCGCCTTCTCCATTGGCTGCCTCACGCTGGTCAAGACGCGCGTGAGCCACGGGCTGGTCGTGTTCCTCACGGCGCTGGCCATCTTCGATGACATCGGCGGAATCCTCGTCATCGCGCTCTTCTACGGCTCGGGGCTCCACGTCAGCTGGCTCGTGGGAGCCCTGGGCGTGCTTGCCGTGCTGGCGTGCCTCAACCACTTCCAGGTGCGCAACGGCGTGGCGTACGCGCTGGCGGGCGCGGCGCTCTGGTACACGATGCACCACGGCGGCATCCACGCCACGCTGTCGGGCGTGGTGCTGGGCCTGTTCATGCCCGCCCGGCCCCTGCGTCCGGGCCGCCACGTGCTGGAGGAACTGCGCCTCTACGTGGACCGGGCGCTCCAGACGGCGATGGACGAGGCGACGCGGGGCGCGCAGATTCTCTACCTCGAGGAGCGCCTGGAGGAGCTGGAGCCGCCGCTCAACCGCTTCGTCCACCTGTGGCACGTGCCCGTGGCGTACGGCATCGTCCCCCTCTTCGCCCTGGCCAACTCGGGCATCTCCCTGGAGGGCATGGGCTGGGCGGACCTGCTCCGGCCGCTGCCGCTGGGCATCATCGCCGGCCTCTTCGTGGGCAAGCAGGTGGGCATCTTCCTGTTCACCTGGGGCTCGCTGAAGCTGGGCGTGGCCGACCGGCCCGGCGGTGCGACGCTGCCGCAGCTTCACGGCGTCGCGGTGGTGGCGGGCATTGGCTTCACGGTGGCCCTGTTCGTGGCGGGGCTGGCCTTCCCCACCCAGCCGGAGCTGCTCACGGAGGCCAAGCTGGGCATTCTGGTGGGCTCGCTGCTTTCCGCGGTGGTGGGCTACGCACTCTTGCGCTTCGTGGCGAAACCGGCCGTCCCGGCGTAA
- a CDS encoding efflux RND transporter periplasmic adaptor subunit: protein MRRAGTLGLAVAALALAAGCKKDAQSAQGGAAPAGRGRAAIQFPVEVAPVESRDVEYVVDAVGSVEAFERVQITARVPGAVERVLFAEGQSVKRGAVLAEIEPARYAIAVRSAEAALARARATLVEAEAGAQRRTAVNQASPGLLPAEQLETFEARARTAEADVAAAKALLDQAQLNQRDAYVRAPMDGVLQTRTVQTGQYVQPGIVLATLLRREPLLLRFTVPAADVSRIQPGMTARFSVRAAEGGSFTAKITHVAAAADDASRMVPVTAEVTGEDAERLRPGAFATVAVPVDTRGGSPVIPQTAVRASERGFLAYVVEGNKARERVLELGLRTADGRVEVRDGVKPGELLVVRGGEALRDGANVRVAEGPKPTFTGEPRLEPEAASGGGGARQ, encoded by the coding sequence ATGCGACGCGCAGGAACGTTGGGTCTGGCCGTGGCCGCGCTGGCCCTGGCGGCTGGCTGCAAGAAGGACGCGCAAAGCGCCCAAGGCGGAGCAGCGCCGGCAGGTCGCGGCCGAGCAGCCATCCAGTTCCCCGTCGAGGTGGCTCCGGTGGAGTCGCGGGACGTGGAGTACGTGGTGGACGCGGTGGGCTCCGTGGAGGCCTTCGAGCGGGTGCAGATCACCGCCCGCGTGCCGGGCGCCGTGGAGCGGGTGCTCTTCGCGGAAGGGCAGTCGGTGAAGAGGGGCGCGGTGCTCGCGGAGATCGAGCCCGCCCGCTACGCCATCGCCGTGCGGTCCGCGGAGGCCGCGCTGGCGCGAGCCCGCGCCACGCTGGTGGAGGCGGAGGCCGGTGCGCAGCGCCGCACCGCGGTGAACCAGGCCAGCCCCGGTCTGCTGCCCGCCGAGCAGTTGGAGACCTTCGAGGCGCGCGCGCGCACGGCGGAGGCGGACGTGGCGGCGGCGAAGGCGCTGCTGGACCAGGCGCAGCTCAACCAGCGTGACGCCTATGTGCGCGCGCCCATGGACGGCGTGCTCCAGACGCGCACGGTGCAGACGGGCCAGTACGTGCAGCCCGGCATCGTGTTGGCCACGCTGCTGCGGCGCGAGCCGTTGCTGCTGCGCTTCACGGTTCCGGCGGCGGACGTGTCCCGCATCCAGCCCGGCATGACGGCGCGCTTCTCCGTTCGGGCCGCGGAGGGTGGCTCTTTCACGGCGAAAATCACACACGTGGCCGCCGCCGCGGATGATGCCAGCCGCATGGTGCCGGTGACGGCGGAAGTCACCGGTGAGGACGCCGAGCGGCTCCGTCCGGGCGCCTTCGCCACGGTGGCGGTGCCCGTGGATACGCGCGGCGGCAGTCCGGTGATTCCGCAGACGGCGGTGCGCGCCAGCGAACGCGGCTTCCTGGCCTACGTGGTGGAGGGCAACAAGGCGCGTGAGCGCGTGCTGGAGCTGGGCCTGCGCACCGCGGATGGCCGCGTGGAGGTCCGTGACGGCGTGAAGCCCGGTGAGCTGCTGGTGGTGCGCGGCGGTGAGGCCCTGCGCGACGGGGCCAACGTGCGCGTGGCGGAGGGACCCAAACCCACCTTCACGGGTGAGCCCCGGCTGGAGCCGGAGGCCGCCAGCGGCGGCGGAGGCGCCCGGCAATGA
- a CDS encoding DUF2267 domain-containing protein → MAEYTDPPINNATPVKERDEPQDLQGFLDELGNSREFQVNGVDARKGAEAVFCTLARRLSDGEDLKLLWSLGKGGIGTLLGTCNIHRGPSHAKRMGRAEFITDVADHLRIPGDQALRVLTVVFTAIRDRIPDDEVAAVASQLPADLADLWRRPV, encoded by the coding sequence ATGGCTGAGTACACCGACCCCCCCATCAACAACGCCACGCCGGTCAAGGAGCGCGACGAACCCCAGGACCTTCAGGGCTTCCTGGACGAGCTCGGCAACAGCCGCGAGTTCCAGGTGAATGGCGTGGACGCCCGGAAGGGCGCGGAGGCGGTGTTCTGCACGCTCGCGCGGCGCCTGTCCGACGGAGAGGACCTCAAGCTGCTCTGGTCGCTGGGGAAGGGCGGCATTGGCACCCTCCTCGGGACGTGCAACATCCACCGGGGCCCGTCCCACGCGAAGCGCATGGGCCGCGCGGAGTTCATCACCGACGTGGCGGACCACCTCCGCATCCCCGGGGATCAGGCGCTGCGCGTCCTGACGGTGGTGTTCACCGCCATCCGGGATCGGATTCCAGACGACGAGGTGGCGGCCGTGGCCTCGCAGCTCCCGGCGGACCTCGCCGACCTGTGGCGCCGGCCCGTGTAG
- a CDS encoding efflux RND transporter permease subunit — protein sequence MNITEACIKKPVLAWMIMAATIVFGLVAAQRIGISQFPDVDFPTINISVTWEGANPEAVESDVLEFIEEAVTQVEGVTAINSTARQGGGNITVELDLSRNVDLALQDVQTKVSQVQRRLPLDIDPPIISKSNPEDQPILWVGVSGPFSQQVVSDYARYRVKEKLQTIPGVGEVQLGGMLERNVRIWVDAQKLDALGLTVTDVSAALQREHVELPAGRIETQGREVNVRVMGEALDLETLRRIIVREQGGFPVYLKDVALVEDGFEDVRRMARINGEPAQGLGIKKQRGANAVAVAQGIRAELDKMQKDLPEGMQLGINFDSTQFIEESVHEIEFELMLACILTAFVCWVFLGSISSTMNVVLAIPMSLLGTVAVIYFLGFTLNTFTLLGLALAVGIVVDDAIMVLENIYRHSEEGKDRVRAAREGTAEITFAALAATAAVVAIFLPVVFMSGVIGKYFLQFGVTLCVAVLLSYVEAITLAPARCAQLLKTSREGRSRIGVWVDRGFEKLERVYARTLAWGLKRPWWVLGAAVVLTASSVFVFRALPGEFVPSQDQSRLLVRMQTAVGSNIDETNRLFLRAEEFASSRPEVTRVFSVVGGFGSGAVNTGMMFVSLKPPDERMPQAEFQQILRKEFNSYPGLRAVVQDQSQSGFTAQRGFPVEFSVRGSEWEQLVEASQEMREKLQASGKVVDVDTDYQLGMPELRITPDRGRAADLGVPIQSVATTINALVGGVRVGKYSTGGRRIDVRMRLLADQRSRPEDLSTLKVRTASGALVPLSSLVTQEERPALQAITRRDRERAISVYANVAPSSNQEEALATVERLAKELPGGVRVVAGGASVAFRDSMSSLFFALFLGIGVAYMVLGAQFNSFLHPVTVLTILPLSVAGAAFALFATGTTLNIFSMIGLLLLMGIVKKNSIILVDYALQERERGADAMQAMLRAGPVRLRPILMTSTATMMAAVPAALALGAGSETRAPMSIAVLGGLSVSTVLSLLVVPAFYVVADRMKTRLGERFGKKDDETHESPQHPEHGDAPRPAAHG from the coding sequence ATGAACATCACCGAGGCGTGCATCAAGAAGCCCGTCCTGGCGTGGATGATCATGGCGGCCACCATCGTCTTCGGACTGGTGGCCGCGCAGCGTATTGGCATCAGCCAGTTCCCGGACGTCGACTTCCCCACCATCAACATCTCCGTCACGTGGGAAGGCGCCAACCCGGAGGCGGTGGAGAGCGACGTCCTCGAGTTCATCGAGGAAGCGGTGACGCAGGTGGAGGGCGTCACGGCCATCAACTCCACCGCGCGCCAGGGCGGCGGCAACATCACCGTCGAGCTGGACCTGTCGCGCAACGTGGACCTGGCGCTCCAGGACGTGCAGACCAAGGTGAGCCAGGTGCAGCGCCGGCTGCCGCTGGACATCGATCCGCCCATCATCTCCAAGTCCAACCCGGAGGACCAACCCATCCTCTGGGTCGGCGTGTCCGGGCCCTTCAGCCAGCAGGTGGTGAGTGACTACGCCCGCTACCGCGTGAAGGAGAAGCTCCAGACGATTCCGGGCGTGGGCGAGGTGCAGCTGGGCGGCATGCTGGAGCGCAACGTCCGCATCTGGGTGGACGCGCAGAAGCTGGACGCGCTGGGCCTCACGGTGACGGACGTGTCCGCGGCGCTCCAGCGCGAGCACGTGGAGCTGCCCGCCGGCCGCATCGAGACACAGGGCCGCGAGGTCAACGTCCGCGTCATGGGCGAGGCGCTGGACCTGGAGACGCTGCGGCGCATCATCGTGCGCGAGCAGGGCGGCTTCCCCGTCTACCTGAAGGACGTGGCGCTGGTGGAGGACGGCTTCGAGGACGTGCGCCGCATGGCGCGCATCAACGGCGAGCCGGCGCAGGGCCTGGGCATCAAGAAGCAGCGCGGTGCCAACGCCGTGGCGGTGGCCCAGGGCATCCGGGCCGAGCTGGACAAGATGCAGAAGGACCTGCCGGAGGGGATGCAGCTGGGCATCAACTTCGACTCGACGCAGTTCATCGAGGAGAGCGTCCACGAAATCGAGTTCGAGCTGATGCTCGCGTGCATCCTCACCGCCTTCGTGTGCTGGGTGTTCCTGGGCTCGATCTCCAGCACGATGAACGTGGTGCTGGCCATCCCCATGTCGCTGCTGGGGACGGTGGCGGTCATCTACTTCCTGGGCTTCACGCTCAACACCTTCACGTTACTGGGCCTGGCGCTGGCGGTGGGCATCGTCGTGGACGACGCCATCATGGTGCTGGAGAACATCTACCGGCACTCCGAAGAGGGGAAGGACCGGGTGCGCGCCGCGCGCGAGGGCACCGCGGAAATCACCTTCGCCGCGCTGGCGGCGACGGCGGCGGTGGTAGCCATCTTCCTGCCCGTCGTCTTCATGAGCGGCGTCATCGGCAAGTACTTCCTCCAGTTCGGCGTGACGCTGTGCGTGGCGGTGCTCCTGTCCTACGTGGAGGCCATCACCCTGGCCCCCGCGCGCTGCGCGCAGTTGCTCAAGACGTCGCGTGAAGGCCGCAGCCGGATTGGCGTCTGGGTGGACCGGGGCTTCGAGAAGCTGGAGCGCGTCTACGCGCGCACCCTGGCCTGGGGCCTGAAGCGGCCGTGGTGGGTGCTGGGCGCGGCGGTAGTGCTGACGGCCTCCAGCGTCTTCGTCTTCCGTGCGCTGCCGGGTGAGTTCGTGCCGTCCCAGGACCAGAGCCGCCTGCTGGTGCGCATGCAGACGGCGGTGGGCAGCAACATCGACGAGACGAACCGGCTGTTCCTGCGCGCGGAGGAGTTCGCCAGCAGCCGGCCCGAGGTGACGCGCGTCTTCTCCGTCGTCGGCGGTTTCGGCAGCGGCGCGGTCAACACCGGCATGATGTTCGTCAGCTTGAAGCCGCCCGACGAGCGCATGCCGCAGGCGGAGTTCCAGCAGATCCTCCGCAAGGAGTTCAACAGCTACCCGGGCCTGCGCGCGGTGGTGCAGGACCAGTCCCAGAGCGGCTTCACGGCGCAGCGCGGCTTCCCGGTGGAGTTCAGCGTGCGCGGCTCGGAATGGGAGCAGCTGGTGGAGGCCAGCCAGGAGATGCGGGAGAAGCTCCAGGCCAGCGGCAAGGTGGTGGACGTGGACACGGACTACCAGTTGGGCATGCCGGAGCTGCGCATCACCCCGGACCGGGGCCGCGCGGCGGACCTGGGCGTGCCCATCCAGTCGGTGGCCACGACCATCAACGCGCTGGTGGGCGGCGTGCGCGTGGGCAAGTACAGCACCGGCGGCCGGCGCATCGACGTGCGCATGCGGCTCCTGGCGGACCAGCGCTCCAGGCCGGAGGACCTCTCCACGCTGAAGGTCCGGACGGCCAGCGGCGCGCTGGTGCCGTTGTCGTCGCTGGTGACGCAGGAGGAGCGGCCCGCGCTGCAGGCCATCACCCGGCGGGACCGTGAGCGCGCCATCAGCGTCTACGCGAACGTGGCGCCGAGTTCGAACCAGGAAGAGGCCCTGGCGACGGTGGAGCGACTGGCGAAGGAGTTGCCGGGCGGTGTGCGTGTTGTGGCGGGTGGCGCCAGCGTGGCCTTCCGCGACTCGATGAGCAGCCTGTTCTTCGCGCTCTTCCTCGGGATTGGCGTGGCGTACATGGTGCTGGGCGCGCAGTTCAATTCGTTCCTGCACCCGGTGACGGTGCTCACGATTCTGCCGCTGTCAGTGGCGGGCGCGGCCTTCGCCCTGTTCGCTACGGGCACCACGCTGAACATCTTCAGCATGATCGGCCTGTTGCTGCTGATGGGCATCGTGAAGAAGAACTCCATCATCCTGGTGGACTACGCGCTGCAAGAGCGGGAGCGCGGCGCGGACGCGATGCAGGCCATGCTGCGCGCGGGACCGGTGCGGCTGCGGCCCATCCTCATGACGTCCACCGCGACCATGATGGCGGCGGTGCCAGCGGCGCTGGCGCTGGGAGCGGGCTCGGAGACGCGCGCGCCCATGTCCATCGCAGTGCTCGGTGGACTGTCCGTGTCCACGGTGCTCAGCCTGCTGGTGGTGCCCGCCTTCTACGTGGTTGCGGACCGCATGAAGACGCGGCTGGGCGAGCGGTTCGGCAAGAAGGACGATGAGACCCACGAGTCGCCGCAGCACCCGGAGCATGGCGATGCGCCGCGCCCGGCGGCACATGGGTGA